The stretch of DNA GCCCCGGTTCGTTGCCAAGGACTCCACCAAGCACGGTGCTGCCCATCGCATCTATCGCGTGGAATGCACGTGCGAGCACACGACAGTGTGGGCGGCGACGGAGCGCGACGCCCTCAGCAAATGGATGAACCACCTGGCGCTGGTGTCGGGCTTGAAGAAGCCGACCAATCACCGCAAAGTGACGCCCGGCTCGCATCCGCGCAGCTCCTGAGGGAGAGTCGGGGAGTCGGACATAAGCACTCTTATCGGCGCGACGTCAGCCTGCGCGGTCTTCCTCTGTCGGTTCGTGCGCGCGGTTAGAGCTAACTGATGAATTTGAATTCAGAGATTTGTGTCTCACATCCACTCCATTTCCACGGCCACCGATAGGCTGCCCAGATGCTCAACGACGACCCTGTACCCGCCGACGTGTATGGGTTTTCCCCACATATTCTTCCAAGTGGGGACGCGCATCAGGCGAAGAGGCGGGGCGCAGTGGTCGAAGTTCAGTCAAGGTATGTACTTGCCCTCGGCCGGTCAACGACGACGCCACACGTCGAGGGAGTAACGCTCCGCAGCGAGGCCGACCCCAGCTGCAATCTCACCAAGCCGGGAGTCTATGGTGAGCGGTTCAAGCATTCGGTCGGTCGCGCTGAGTTCTCGAATGAACTTAACTGCGATTACTACGGCCATCTGCAGCCGACACCTAAGAGCGAGCTTCTTGCATTCTGGGACAAGCTCAAATACGGATAGCAAGGGACGCGCCGCACCTGTGCCATGGACGCGCCCACCGTCTTTGCAGATGTCGTGACGAGACGAGTATTCGACTTCCTCGAACGAAACCCATAAGCTAATCGACTTTGCTTTAACCACTTGAATGGAAATCATGAACGACTTCGAGCTCGACGTAGCTCCTGCCGGCCTCAGCGACGCTGCGCGCGCGGCATGGTGTCGCGAGCCCATGTCGCTTCCTCAACTGGGGGAGATATGGCTTCTGTCTTGGAACGGCCACGCTCACGCTCTGGTTCTCGTCACGGCGCTATCCCCGGACTACGTTCTGGGAATGCCTGTAATGCTCGGGGCAGGCCACGCCACTGAAGATGAGATGCTGCTACCAGCGAGCGTCCTCGGCACCGAACTCACCCTCCTACACAGGGCAGAGACCGGACTAGGACGCTTCCTTTTCCACCGGAATCTTGGCGTAGCGCTCAGCGAGAGCGACACGGCTCGCGTCCGCAACGCTGCATATTCAACTGAACAGCCACCTCTTCGCGTAGGTACTCAAGCATTCGCCAGGGAAGTGGGTGAGGTACTCGATTCAGCCCTTAGGAAATTCCAATCCTTGTGCTTCATCGAATGGCCCAGTGTTGAAATGGGCGAGGCAGTCTTGAACCGTTCGGCGCTCGAGCAAATTGGTGTCAATGCACGTGAATTTCGAACGGTCAGCGACCTCCCAACATCGGTCGCACTTCGAACGTGGCGTGGCGACGAACCACTAGGCGAAGCGGTCCTCAACAAGCTGAGCGCTCATTTCAAGGTAGCGAGAGAAGAGCTCGTCTCCGCGCCGGACGACACCAACACGCATGAGCTCTCCGAACCACGATTCAAGTCAGACCTCCTTGAGCTGGCTTCAAACTTGTCGATGACTGAGCGAGAGGCCCGAAATAGGGTGCGAGGCGAGTTCGCTTTGGCCGCCCGCTCAAACTCACTGGGTGAGCTTCGCAAGACCTTGGTCGAGGACACCGTCATCCGGCTCCTGGAGGCATCCCGTGACGGTGACTGAGCTTTCAAACCTTCAAGAATGGCGGAGACTGGAGAACCTGCAGCTCATCGCGCGGCACCTCATTGAACAGGTCGAAGCTCACGAGGACGTCACGCTTTCCGAATTGAGCAGTGCCCCTGTAACCGCGCTTGAGGACTGCGCCCACATAGCGCTTCGATATTCGGCGACAGTGAACTCCAATTGCGAGCTAGCCGGTTACTACCACGACAGTCCACCAACAATTACCTTGCACCGTTCTGCAGTCGACGGACGCGACAATTTCACGGTTCTTCACGAATATGGGCATCACTTACAGCAGCATGACGATGAGTGGGCGATGGGTGTTCTGGCGGAACTTCCTAACTTCGAGGCGCGCCTCTTGGAAGAGCGAGTTAGCGACACGTTTGCCTCTGCAGTGCTCTTCCCGGACAAAGCTATTGAGCACCTACTTGGGAGCACACTTACTGCAAAGTTTGTGGCTGAGCTGTACAACGGCTCTGCCGCTTCGCGAGCTGCGGCATGCATGAAAGCCATCGAAGTTGCGCCGCCCAGCACCGAGGCCATGGTGGTGCAGCTTGATGAGCGTGGGCAAGTCCTGTTCGCACGGTCTAATAGCGACAACCTCTTCGTCGCCCCATTCGGCTCATTCCAGGAGGACTTCTCACGACTCTTCCAAATCGCGTCTGAGCGAGGTGGGCACTCGCATGGTACTGCCGAATCAGGACTGAGGTACTCCACTGGAAACAGCCGGAACGACCTGAACATTGATATGGCGCTCGACTACAGCGGGACCGTCGGGTTCGCTGTAGTGACACCGACATACAGGTTTGGTACAGCGTCGTGGATGCCTGAAGAACGAGAGTGCAGCTCAAATCGGTGTGGAGAGGTATTTCTCTGGACGGCGGAGATTGGCGTTTGCCTGACCTGCGGTGTGGCGAAATGCCCCGTGTGCTATGAATGCGCCTGCGAGAGGCTCGCAGTAGCGCAGTGCAAGGAATGCTTTATGGAGCTCTCTGTCGCTGAATCATCGGGTGGCCGTGTGGCTCACGAGGAGTGTCCATAGGGGTGACTGTCACAAGTCGCCGCGAGACTGTGAGTGCGCACTCGGTTATGCGCTCGCCGAGAACATGAGTGCGTCCGTCTTGCCGTTAGGCGGGCGCCCGCGCCATCGGCACTCGGCTAGAATTTCAAGCCGCCGGAAGTGATTCAGCGTCTGCGGGACATGAGGCTGAGAATCGCATCGAGAAACCATCGAGACTACGAACCAAACAGTATTATAAAACGTAGGAAACGGAGGTTTTTTCATGACAGCCGCTACGCATCCGCAGAAGCCCGCTGGCAATATCCTTGCCGCGGATGACGAGGGTACGTCAGATTTTCTCGAGGTCTTGAAATTGGTGGATACGCAAGTCGAGATTATCAAGCTGCAGGAAGTCGTACCGAACTACAACCCTCTGGGCCCCTCTCAGTTCCTAGTTACCTCAGGGAGCGGAAAAGGCAGAAGGACCGTGCTTCTTGACCTGCGAAGCCGAGTCGAGCTCGCGGTCGAGTTGCCTCCTGAACAAGTGAGCCAAATGGTCGAAGTCGTCATAAAGGCGCTCCGGGACGAAGGCTTGGATGTGCCCGAACGAGCGGTCGAACGTATCATCGAGCTTTTGAAGTCCGAGGCAAATGTCGACGCGCTTCGAGGTGCGATGGTGAAGCTACCCGGCACGGTATCGCCAAGCATTGCTCGGGCCCTGCAATCCACTGAGAACAGCATCCGTGCAATCGAAGATGAGTTTGGTCTGCTGGACAGGTCAGGTCTGGCCGAAGCGCTCGGGTCGAAAGCGAAGAAGGGGGCATTCGCGTCCGACCAGCGGAAGAAGGGGCGGGTGCTCAGCTTCCCTCGACTGAACGCGTTCGTGTACCCCGGGTTCCAGTTTGACCACGTTCACGGAACAGTCAAGCCGGTCATCGCGCCGCTGATTGCGTTGGGCGCGAAGTACGACTGGAAACCATCCGAGATTGCCCTGTGGCTTTGCAGCCCGACAACGTATCTGCCCGATGATGGCCGCCCTGTCGACTTTCTGGACGACGCCGAATTAGTTCTGGGCATCGCTCAAAACAGCTGGGGTGTTGAGTGGTAGTACCGGTTCCTCCAAACCCGCTGGACGCTCTGCCGTTTGAACTTCCAGTGGGTCATGAGCTCTACCGTGTTCATAGCCGACAGCGAGCGGGCAACGCATTCAACCCAGGGAGCGGGAAGCCCACTCGGTTTGCCTTCTTTGGCGACCCGACCGTGCCGGTACTTTACGCGGCCGACACTGAAGCAGCGGCAGTCTGCGAGTCGCTCCTGCATGACCTTCCCCGTGTCTGTGTTTTGTCAACTTGAAGCCGGCCATTTCAGCGCTAATTAACCGGCCAGTGCGGCACCGTTTCCGGCCAGTTGAGCACGGCGGCCTCAACGGCCGGTTTTTTGGGCCGGGGCTATTTCATGAGGGCGTGTTTGACGCGGTAGGACTCGCCGCGAAACTGGAGGAGGCGACCGTGGTGGACGATGCGGTCGATGACGGCTGCGGCCATGTTGTCGTCGCCGAATACCGTTCCCCAGCGGGAGAACTCGAGGTTTGTGGTGATGATCAGGCTTCTTTTTTCATAACCGTCCGCGATGACTTGGAACAGGAGCCGGGCGCCCTCGGTATCGATCGGCAAGTAGCCGAATTCGTCAATTGCGAGTAATCGATTTTTGGCTATGTTGGCCAGTTCCCGATCGAGGCGGCCTTCGTCTTTGGCGCGGCGTAGTTGCAAAACCAGTGACGAGGTAGTGAAGAAGCGTGCCGGGATCCCTTGCTGGCAGGCGGCGGCGACCAGAGCACTGGCGAGGTGGGTTTTGCCGGTGCCGACATCGCCGTAGAGGACGAGGTCCTCGGCCCTGTTGATGAACTCTAACGACGTCAGCTCTTCCCGGCCGTAGTCTTCGGGGAACTTGACGTTGGAGTAGTCGAAACCTGTGAGTGATTTCAACGCCGGGAGCCGGGCGGCGCTCAACAGTCGTTGGCGGCGTGATGCTTGCCGGGATTCGTGCTCGGCGAGGAGCATCCCGTGCAGGTACTCACGCTGCTTCGGGGTGCCTTTCTCTGCCCATTCGGCCAGCACGGTGTTGGTCAGCGACGCCTGACGGCCGGTCTCGATGATGTCCTGCACGGTGACGAGGCTCATGCTATTTCTCCCGTCACGGTGTTGACGCTGGTGAAGATGTCATAAACACTCAGGTCCACGTTTTCCGCTGCCGGGGTGGTGCCGTCGGCCAAGCGCCGGGCGAGCATGCCCAGTGCGGCGATCTCGGGGATATCTCCGCGCTGGATGAGCAGGTCAGCAGCAGTGATAGCGGCGTCGAAACCGGCCGATCCCGACGCGGCATCGACGGCGCTGAGCAGTCGGCGCCGATTGGTGGCGGTAGCTGTGTCGAGCCAGTCGCGAACCGGCTCGGGGACCAACGGTCGGAGCTGGGAATGCCCCCAGGCTCCGGGCTTGGTCACCAGTAATGGCAGCAGGGCGGCCGGTTCGAAGATCGTCTCCGTCTGCCTCCCGAACGCGCGCGGGAGGGAGCGGACGGGTGTGGCGTGCTCGTCGAGGATCTCGACGACGTCGTGGCGGAGCCCGATGGTGAGGGTGCGGCTGTGGAAGGCAGACCCGGCCGCGTAGGTGTTCCCGTCGATGAGCAGGTTCCCGGTCTTGTCGGCGGTGCGGGACTCGTATCGCACCGGGTCAAACCCCACGCCGGGCAGTGCCAGAGACGCGGCGACGTCTTGGGCGAAGAGCTCGCCCACGGGCAGGCCCTTGCGATAGTGCAACGCCGGCGCTAACGCCAGGCACCGCGCCATCAGGACCGCGTTCAGGCCCTGCAGTGTGGCCGCTTCGGGCTCGGGGACCATCAGGTTGCGGCGGAGGAACCCGACCGCGTTCTCGACGTTGCCCTTCTCGTGGCCGGAATACGGATTGCAGTACCGGGACTCGGATCGGTAGTGCAGTTTGAACGCGCCGAACAGTGTGCTCTCGACGACTTTGGTGCCCACGCGTCGGCCAATGCCGGTGGCATTGTCGAAGACCAGGTGCCGGGGTGCGGCGCCGATGTGCTCGAACACGGTGCGTAGCCCGTGGCAAACGCACTCAGCTGTTTCGCCGCGGTAGGCCTGCACGAAGCGCATGTTCGAGAACGGGAACGTGACGACGAAGATGTGTAGGACCTGCCGGGTTCCGCCGATGATGGCCTCGGCCTGCCCGAAGTCGACCTGCGCGGTGCCGGCGGGCCAGACCAGTTCGGTAAAGCCCTCACCGGCCTGGCGGTGGAGGGCGTTCCACTTCTTCACGAAGCGTTGCACCGGCGAATAACTGCCGGTGAAAGCCTGCTCGGCGACCAACCGGTCGAAGACCCGTTTGGCCGTATGCCGTTGCTTGCGCGGCCGGCGCTGGTCCTCGCCCAACCACTTTTCAACGGTCGCTTCGAACCCGGTCATGGCCGAGCCGGCGGGCCTGGCCACCGGCGCTGGCGGCCTCGGTGAGTAGTCCAGTTGGCCGGCGTATTTCACCACCGCGTC from Leifsonia psychrotolerans encodes:
- a CDS encoding ImmA/IrrE family metallo-endopeptidase: MTVTELSNLQEWRRLENLQLIARHLIEQVEAHEDVTLSELSSAPVTALEDCAHIALRYSATVNSNCELAGYYHDSPPTITLHRSAVDGRDNFTVLHEYGHHLQQHDDEWAMGVLAELPNFEARLLEERVSDTFASAVLFPDKAIEHLLGSTLTAKFVAELYNGSAASRAAACMKAIEVAPPSTEAMVVQLDERGQVLFARSNSDNLFVAPFGSFQEDFSRLFQIASERGGHSHGTAESGLRYSTGNSRNDLNIDMALDYSGTVGFAVVTPTYRFGTASWMPEERECSSNRCGEVFLWTAEIGVCLTCGVAKCPVCYECACERLAVAQCKECFMELSVAESSGGRVAHEECP
- a CDS encoding RES domain-containing protein, which produces MGHELYRVHSRQRAGNAFNPGSGKPTRFAFFGDPTVPVLYAADTEAAAVCESLLHDLPRVCVLST
- the istB gene encoding IS21-like element helper ATPase IstB, with amino-acid sequence MSLVTVQDIIETGRQASLTNTVLAEWAEKGTPKQREYLHGMLLAEHESRQASRRQRLLSAARLPALKSLTGFDYSNVKFPEDYGREELTSLEFINRAEDLVLYGDVGTGKTHLASALVAAACQQGIPARFFTTSSLVLQLRRAKDEGRLDRELANIAKNRLLAIDEFGYLPIDTEGARLLFQVIADGYEKRSLIITTNLEFSRWGTVFGDDNMAAAVIDRIVHHGRLLQFRGESYRVKHALMK
- the istA gene encoding IS21 family transposase, whose translation is MSVQENIRTLDSQGITGREIARRLGVSRDAVVKYAGQLDYSPRPPAPVARPAGSAMTGFEATVEKWLGEDQRRPRKQRHTAKRVFDRLVAEQAFTGSYSPVQRFVKKWNALHRQAGEGFTELVWPAGTAQVDFGQAEAIIGGTRQVLHIFVVTFPFSNMRFVQAYRGETAECVCHGLRTVFEHIGAAPRHLVFDNATGIGRRVGTKVVESTLFGAFKLHYRSESRYCNPYSGHEKGNVENAVGFLRRNLMVPEPEAATLQGLNAVLMARCLALAPALHYRKGLPVGELFAQDVAASLALPGVGFDPVRYESRTADKTGNLLIDGNTYAAGSAFHSRTLTIGLRHDVVEILDEHATPVRSLPRAFGRQTETIFEPAALLPLLVTKPGAWGHSQLRPLVPEPVRDWLDTATATNRRRLLSAVDAASGSAGFDAAITAADLLIQRGDIPEIAALGMLARRLADGTTPAAENVDLSVYDIFTSVNTVTGEIA